A stretch of Tenrec ecaudatus isolate mTenEca1 chromosome 2, mTenEca1.hap1, whole genome shotgun sequence DNA encodes these proteins:
- the LOC142441451 gene encoding olfactory receptor 5K1-like, with protein MIQDNHSLTMNFILIGFMDHPDLKALLFAVFFVIYLITMVGNLVLVVLISTEHRLHTPMYIFLGNLALMDACCSSAITPKMLQNFFSEDRMISLHECMVQFYMLCLAETVDCFSLAAMAYDRYVAICRPLQYHTMMSKQLCIRMIIGAYIAGNLQSMVHIGLLFRLTFCGSHQINHFFCDVLPLYRLSCTDPYINKLMIFILSGSIQVSTITVVLISYLFILYTIFKMKSEEGKGKGLYTCASHFLSISIFYGSLLFMYVRPTSVKKGDNEIPVAIFYTMIVPLLNPFIYSLRNKEIINAMKKLMKGKLRTF; from the coding sequence ATGATCCAGGACAATCACTCTTTGACAATGAACTTCATTCTGATAGGATTTATGGACCACCCAGATCTGAAGGCCCTGCTGTTTGCAGTGTTCTTTGTCATCTATCTGATCACCATGGTGGGCAATCTTGTTTTGGTGGTGTTGATTTCCACAGAGCACCGtctgcacacacccatgtacatCTTCCTGGGCAACCTGGCTCTGATGGAtgcctgctgctcctctgccatcACCCCCAAGATGTTACAGAACTTCTTTTCTGAGGACAGAATGATTTCTCTCCATGAATGCATGGTACAGTTTTATATGCTCTGCCTGGCTGAAACCGTAGACTGCTTTAGTCTGGCAGCAATGGCCTATGACCGATACGTGGCCATATGCAGACCACTGCAGTACCACACCATGATGTCAAAGCAACTTTGCATTCGGATGATCATAGGAGCCTACATAGCTGGGAATCTGCAGTCCATGGTTCATATAGGACTTTTATTTAGGTTAACCTTCTGTGGGTCTCATCAAATCAATCACTTTTTTTGTGATGTTCTTCCATTATACAGACTCTCCTGTACTGATccttatatcaataaactgatgATATTTATTTTATCAGGATCAATTCAAGTCTCCACTATTACTGTAGTCTTAATCTCTTATCTTTTCATACTTTACACCATTTTCAAAATGAAATCagaagagggaaagggaaaaggTTTATATACATGTGCATCTCACTTCCTTTCTATCTCAATATTCTATGGCTCTCTTCTGTTCATGTATGTTCGGCCCACTTCAGTCAAAAAAGGAGATAACGAAATACCAGTTGCTATTTTCTATACAATGATAGTTCCATTATTAAACCCCTTTATTTATAGTCTACGgaataaagaaataataaatgctATGAAAAAACTCATGAAAGGAAAACTTAGAACATTCTAA
- the LOC142440586 gene encoding olfactory receptor 5K1-like produces MAATNHTMKTEFILAGFMDHPELKTLMFVVFFVIYMVTMVGNLGLVVLISTERRLHTPMYIFLGNLALVDSCCACAITPKMLTNFFSEDRIVSLCECIVQFYFLCTVETADCFLLAAMAYDRYVAICSPLQYHTMMSKQLCIQLTTGAFIAGNLHSMIHVGLLFRLAFCGDNHINHFFCDILPLYRLSCVDPYINEIVLFIVSGSIQVFTIGSVLISYVLILFTIFKMKSKEGRAKAFSTCASHLLSVSLYYGSIFFMYIRPNLLEEGDQDIPAAILFTIVVPLLNPFIYSLRNKEVISALKKILKMKSQESRKQMTATVAQ; encoded by the coding sequence ATGGCTGCTACAAACCATACAATGAAAACCGAGTTTATCCTGGCCGGATTTATGGATCACCCAGAACTGAAGACACTAATGTTTGTGGTGTTCTTTGTCATCTATATGGTCACCATGGTGGGCAATCTTGGATTGGTGGTATTGATTTCCACGGAGCGCCGtctgcacacacccatgtacatCTTTCTGGGAAACCTGGCCCTTGTGGATTCTTGCTGTGCTTGTGCCATTACGCCCAAGATGTTAACAAACTTCTTTTCTGAGGACAGAATAGTTTCACTCTGTGAATGTATAGTACAATTCTATTTTCTTTGCACTGTGGAAACTGCAGACTGCTTTCTCCTGGCTgcaatggcctatgaccgctacgtGGCCATATGCAGTCCACTGCAGTACCACACCATGATGTCAAAGCAACTCTGCATTCAGTTGACCACAGGAGCCTTCATAGCTGGAAATCTGCATTCCATGATTCATGTGGGGCTTTTATTTAGGCTAGCTTTCTGTGGAGATAATCACATCAACCATTTTTTTTGTGATATTCTTCCTTTATACAGACTCTCCTGCGTTGACCCCTATATCAATGAAATAGTATTATTTATCGTTTCAGGATCAATTCAAGTCTTCACTATAGGCAGTGTCTTAATATCTTATGTCTTAATCCTTttcactatttttaaaatgaaatccaAGGAGGGAAGAGCCAAAGCCTTCTCTACCTGTGCATCCCACTTACTGTCCGTCTCATTATACTATGGCTCTATTTTCTTCATGTACATTCGACCAAACttgctggaagaaggagaccaaGATATACCAGCTGCTATCTTGTTTACAATTGTAGTTCCCCTATTAAATCCTTTCATCTATAGCCTGAGAAATAAGGAAGTAATAAGTGCTCTGAAAAAAATTCTGAAGATGAAATCTCAGGAAAGTCGGAAACAAATGACAGCTACTGTGGCTCAATGA